A window of Oryza glaberrima chromosome 2, OglaRS2, whole genome shotgun sequence genomic DNA:
ttttaaaataacagggcccacgtgggccccacatgtcagcctcactcctaccctctcactcctctcttcttccctcttccctctcccccctctctctctccttcccgggAGCGGACGGgcgggtgggcggcggagcaggcaAGCGAGGCGGGCTGTCCAAGCTCCGGTGGCGGGAGGAAGACCGACGCCGAAGCCACGAAAATTCGGCAGCTCACAGCGGTCTCCACCGCGGGAGACCGTGGCCTGCGGCGGGAGgagcaccaccgccgcggctGCACAAATTCGGCAGCTCAGCCGCGGGAGGCCGTGGCCACgcacaccgtcgtcgtcgccggccgtcacGCCGCTCGTCAGCGGGCAGAAGTCCATGCGGTAGTTGGTGCCGGTGCGGCAGGTGAAGGTGCTGGTCTGGTCGTCCTTGGCGTAGCTGTAGGCGTCGGGGCATAGCCCCTTGAAGAACATGGAGTAGCTCGTCGGCGGGAATGTTAGCACTAATCTTGTTGCATAGGATCCTTAAGTGCTTGTTTAGTTTTTGGATCACATCGTGTGTTAGACCTGGTTGCATGCTGGTGCTACCAAATGTGATATGTTCATGTTAGTGGCTTGCAAGGATCGGCAAATtagctagtagttagctatgGCTTTGTGCTATGCTAGTACTTGCATGTCCTGCATGAGCTAGTGGAGCAAGTCTACCGGTTAGTTAGCTTTGTGCATGTAGCGAGTCTTCTTTTGTTCATCCAGCTAGCTATCGTGTCTGCCAACACCAATAGGGCAGACGTGCTCGAAGCCTCGAACTGGCCCCGGCAGTAGTAGGCGTCGCCGCGCCGAACTTGCCGCACGCACCGGCGCAGCCGCCTGGGACACGGAGCTCGGGGAGGCACGTACCTCGCCGTGATGTCCACGGCGCAGCTCGGCCCGCACCCCTTGCTgcacccggcgccgccgccgttggtcgTCTGGAAGCTTACCGGCACGTTAACCCGTCGACGAGCGACAGGTCGAGgaagtcgtcgccggcgccgagtCAGGAGCCGAGCGTGTAGCCATGTACTCGGGCAACGTGGTGGGCGGTTCGCTGGAGGCGGAGCAGGACAGCACGCTGGCGCAGTCGCCCGTGACGCAGCGGCCGCGGCCACTGCCGTCGAAGGAGCCGCCCGTGCGCTCCGCCCCCCACCTGCCCGTCCGCTCaccgggaaggagagagagagggggggggggggggagatggaagaaaagagaagggaggagTGAGGCTCACATATGGGGCTCATGTGGGCcccatcttttttaaaaaaaaattgtaactgatatgtgggcccatggtttttattattttttcagagTAGAATTACCACGTAAGCGTCACATCAGtgccacgtgggatgaagaTCTAGTCAAATCAGCCACGTAAGCTccacgtcagtcaaaaccgCCTTCCAAACCACTGAGAGATCTAATTTgtaccggttttgacagtttaGGGACGtattgtatctggttttagggttcaaggacgaaaatcggattcggtgtaaagttaaggggcctcggatgaacttattccaaaaaaagttatcgtatatttttttgtgaaaaactttcaaacgtAATTATATAGTGCATATAATAATTCTATAAGTAACCCAATTTACTCTcagataattatttttctacacAATAACTTTACATGCACTGGCCTCTGCTTGGCCCAAATTCCCAAAATTCCTTTCCTAGTCTCATACAGATGATCCATGCTTGAGGTCAGAGGCAATTTGGCGCTCCTTGTTGAGCGTCCTCTGCTtctccaccttcttcttctgATCCATGGCCATGTCGACCTCCTTCACGACGAACACCTGCCCTATCAgcggcgcctcctcccccaTCACCACCTTCCCCTGGAGGTGCGGCAGGAACCCGCCGCTGAGGAATCGCCGGAGGAAGTTGAGCCGGACAATGTCCGTCCATGTCGacgccgtcagccgcccgtggtgggacgacgacgcgcgcaCCGAGCTCGCCGGGgccttgccgccggcgaggaacgTCGCGATGGTCTTGAAGAGCTCCTTCTGCGCGACGAAGTTGGCCTTGCCGACGCCCGCTCCGGCGGCTTCGCTGGCGAGCTCGGACGCTCTGGCCGCCACGCCGGAGATGAGGGCGCCGTGGCTGTCCCGAGTCAGGAGCTTCATCTCGATGGTGACGGcgagcgcctcgccggcggccatccGGACGGCGCGGCTCTCAGAGAGGAGGAGCGAGGCGAGGTGCGCCGCCGTGTCGCGCCACGCGGTGGGAGAGGACGacgccgccttcttcttcttccagccGTCGGTGGTGGTCAGCACGAGCGTCCAcgccgacacggcggcggccaggaCGTGAGggctcgtcttcctcgccgcgccggcgagctt
This region includes:
- the LOC127764481 gene encoding uncharacterized protein LOC127764481, with protein sequence MVMGKFIRRSNGHASSSSSSVLDGEDTSSACGGGMSIYYQKINQRVAVLEKAAVSVHESRASTREAALASLVGALEGFVPAHSIGWHHRGEIVRGCCASIKKGAAKEARLALRAVALLAVTLGPGSKRRILPAETYNPLEPGPGSKKIMVETFPLVSRILEASTDASLVIAALESLAVVAFVDVAAENMDDTEACMKALWGLIRPSTGPKLAGAARKTSPHVLAAAVSAWTLVLTTTDGWKKKKAASSSPTAWRDTAAHLASLLLSESRAVRMAAGEALAVTIEMKLLTRDSHGALISGVAARASELASEAAGAGVGKANFVAQKELFKTIATFLAGGKAPASSVRASSSHHGRLTASTWTDIVRLNFLRRFLSGGFLPHLQGKVVMGEEAPLIGQVFVVKEVDMAMDQKKKVEKQRTLNKERQIASDLKHGSSV